A single region of the Brachypodium distachyon strain Bd21 chromosome 3, Brachypodium_distachyon_v3.0, whole genome shotgun sequence genome encodes:
- the LOC100824084 gene encoding uncharacterized protein LOC100824084 translates to MDRAPPRGATRDAVGQRWLAVFAFQAALSAAASVVHLAASPRRRHPRLGVPPALLLALHPLLSCAATGLLALAFLISASPHPRPPPVPLRALAASFLAAAGALFVGAAASLVPEDAGWAAVAGLGFRGAVFGAVFAAHYFGRGRWLLQFPVVQRPLFYGLKMGLLPSIKRALKVSIQAFCLSLALTFILPRQFRIGGTIGGQIITQISIFVLTTGVSFCWEISHHFVQVVHTRRCSFTPPQSTAAAETNPTDYILETLELSDPRSLMQYLAFQDLCAVSECNLEPWRRAAFFEESGETYKRIVTACLKPLEEFTSKIAEALEGFSSDKPELLSQQSKLFGAFNDSQICSLCARTLAALTARSRREDRYGVAQLTGCNAAVMSTLLSVLVAVEACLGKKTNPQPVHSLGPASIRWANFSTGKKGNATAIASTQRGGLHTKAYLMADVLRTSIYQMVSAFLDDMRANAKASSLEKNWISEGRKPIFGSQAVLVQKLSLFIEYRAV, encoded by the exons ATGGACAGGGCACCGCCGCGCGGCGCAACCCGCGACGCCGTGGGCCAGCGGTGGCTCGCCGTCTTCGCCTTCCAGGCCGCGctctcggccgccgcctccgttgTCCACCTCGCTGCCTCGCCGCGACGCCGCCACCCTCGCCTCGGGGTGCCCCCGGCCCTCCTACTCGCGCTGCACCCGCTCCTCTCCTGCGCCGCCACGGgactcctcgcgctcgccttCCTCATCTCCGCGTCGCCCCACCCGCGCCCACCACCGGTACCACTGCGCGCCCTCGCGGCGTCCTTcctcgctgctgctggcgcGCTCTTCGTGGGCGCCGCGGCGTCGCTGGTCCCCGAGGACGCCGGCTGGGCTGCCGTCGCGGGGCTGGGATTCCGCGGCGCCGTGTTCGGCGCCGTGTTCGCTGCTCACTACTTTGGGCGTGGGAGGTGGTTGCTCCAGTTCCCCGTCGTGCAG CGACCTCTATTCTACGGATTAAAGATGGGGCTTCTGCCATCCATAAAAAGGGCTCTAAAGGTGTCGATTCAGGCTTTCTGCCTTTCACTTGCCCTTACTTTTATTCTTCCTCGGCAATTCAGAATTGGAGGAACCATTGGAGGCCAAATTATCACCCAAATCAGTATTTTTGTATTGACCACTGGTGTTTCCTTCTGTTGGGAAATAAGCCATCATTTTGTCCAG GTTGTGCATACAAGAAGGTGCAGTTTTACTCCACCTCAGAGCACTGCTGCTGCAGAGACTAATCCTACTGATTATATCCTTGAAACGTTGGAACTAAGTGATCCACGATCGTTGATGCAATATCTAGCATTCCAAGATTTGTGTGCGGTATCTGAATGTAACTTGGAACCTTGGCGTCGAGCTGCCTTCTTTGAGGAATCTGGTGAAACTTATAAAAGAATTGTCACAGCCTGTTTGAAGCCACTTGAGGAATTCACTTCAAAAATTGCTGAAGCTCTCGAAGGGTTTTCTAGTGATAAGCCAGAACTGCTGTCACAACAATCCAAGCTCTTTGGGGCATTTAATGATTCACAG ATATGCTCATTGTGTGCTCGGACATTGGCGGCACTAACTGCACGCTCACGGCGAGAGGATCGGTATGGAGTTGCTCAACTCACTGGCTGCAACGCTGCTGTGATGTCTACTTTGCTGTCTGTGCTAGTGGCAGTTGAGGCGTGTTTAGGAAAGAAAACTAACCCACAACCTGTGCACTCACTGGGTCCAGCAAGCATTAGGTGGGCTAACTTCTCCACGGGAAAAAAAGGCAATGCAACTGCAATTGCAAGCACGCAAAGAGGTGGTCTGCACACAAAAGCTTATTTGATGGCTGATGTCCTCCGGACTTCAATTTATCAAATGGTTTCTGCCTTTCTGGATGACATGCGGGCAAATGCAAAAGCATCAAGTTTGGAGAAGAATTGGATCAGTGAAGGAAGAAAACCTATATTTGGTTCACAGGCTGTGTTGGTTCAGAAGTTGAGCCTGTTTATTGAATATCGTGCTGTCTGA
- the LOC100824393 gene encoding uncharacterized protein LOC100824393: protein MGTQMDAYLLFRRAAEPKIAAYDEQDEDIGSASESESTSRSSAASSSSELADDATSSFGSADHFEMSALMTQLPFKRGLSKFFDGKSQSFASLAAVGSLEDLAKPARKRLKPSRSCGGGLDAHRGRFLSPRRHCPKAARKAATRAALSVLGTSPRRPPLAVAATPRLASNALVVS from the exons ATGGGGACTCAGATGGACGCGTACCTGCTGTTCCGCCGGGCCGCGGAGCCCAAGATCGCCGCCTACGACGAGCAGGACGAGGACATCGGCTCGGCGTCCGAGTCCGAGTCCACGTCCAGGAGCTCGGCGGCTTCCTCGTCCTCGGAGCTCGCCGACGACGCGACCTCCTCCTTCGGCTCGGCCGACCACTTCGAGATGTCCGCCCTCATGACGCAGCTCCCCTTCAA GAGGGGGTTGTCCAAGTTCTTCGACGGCAAGTCGCAGTCCTTCGCGTCGCTGGCGGCGGTGGGATCCCTGGAGGACCTGGCCAAGCCGGCCAGGAAGCGCCTCAAGCCGTCACGGAGCTGCGGGGGAGGCCTGGACGCGCACCGAGGTCGATTCCTCTCGCCGCGCCGGCATTGCCCCAAGGCCGCCAGGAAGGCTGCCACGAGGGCCGCACTCTCGGTGCTCGGGACCTcgccgaggaggccgccgctgGCGGTCGCTGCAACGCCGAGGCTGGCCAGCAACGCCCTGGTCGTTAGTTAG
- the LOC100824697 gene encoding histone H4, translated as MSGRGKGGKGLGKGGAKRHRKVLRDNIQGITKPAIRRLARRGGVKRISGLIYEETRGVLKIFLENVIRDAVTYTEHARRKTVTAMDVVYALKRQGRTLYGFGG; from the coding sequence ATGTCCGGACGCGGCAAGGGCGGCAAGGGGCTGGGCAAAGGCGGCGCGAAGCGGCACCGCAAGGTTCTCCGCGACAACATCCAGGGCATCACCAAGCCGGCAATCCGGAGGCTGGCGAGGAGGGGCGGCGTGAAGCGCATCTCGGGGCTCATCTATGAGGAGACCCGCGGCGTGCTCAAGATCTTCCTCGAGAACGTCATCCGCGACGCCGTCACCTACACGGAGCACGCCCGACGCAAGACCGTCACCGCCATGGACGTCGTGTACGCGCTCAAGCGCCAGGGCCGCACCCTCTATGGCTTCGGCGGCTGA
- the LOC100825000 gene encoding uncharacterized protein LOC100825000: MACAGSARKVSAVLYHYPCPDGAFAALAAHLYFSAAALPVRFFPNTVYDPIRSDGLPFDEIKDVYLLDFVGPPGFVADIAPKVESVTILDHHKTAMESLCGSAALGQNVNKVIDMQRSGATIAFDFFRNKLLTEASNLRNHGSGNAATEVKYLPDNNHEMVQKLFKFIEDGDLWRWTIPNSKAFSSGLKDLDIEFNVNANGKLFDQLLELDPEQVIARGQVTLSQKQKLIDDCLEKSYEIELGCGKFGNCLAVNADAISKLRSELGNQLANKSRNLNLRGIGAVVYNVPELNNDQMLKISLRSLEQEDTTSISQEYGGGGHRNASSFLLSVTEFERWKVGAEPSNTKTA; the protein is encoded by the exons ATGGCCTGCGCCGGCTCCGCGCGGAAGGTGTCGGCCGTGCTGTACCACTACCCGTGCCCGGACGGCGCATTCgctgcgctcgccgcccacctctacttctccgccgccgccctccccgtCCGCTTCTTCCCCAACACGGTCTACGATCCCATCAG GAGCGATGGTCTTCCGTTTGATGAAATCAAAGATGTTTACCTTCTTGACTTTGTGGGTCCTCCCGGTTTCGTTGCTGATATAGCCCCAAAGGTTGAAAG TGTAACAATCCTAGACCATCACAAGACTGCTATGGAAAGTTTATGTGGAAGTGCTGCCCTTGGACAAAATGTCAATAAGGTGATTGACATGCAACGCAGTGGAGCAACTATTGCATTCGACTTCTTTAGGAACAAGTTATTGACGGAAGCTAGTAACTTACGGAATCATGGAAGTGGCAATGCTGCAACTGAAGTGAAATATCTACCTGACAATAATCATGAAATGGTACAAAAGCTTTTCAAGTTTATTGAGGATGGAGATCTTTGGAGGTGGACTATTCCGAATAGCAAGGCCTTTAGCAGTGGTCTCAAAGATTTGGATATTGAATTCAATGTCAATGCAAATGGGAAGTTGTTTGATCAG TTGCTGGAGCTGGATCCTGAGCAAGTCATTGCTCGGGGACAAGTGACATTATCGCAGAAGCAAAAATTAATTGATGACTGTTTGGAGAAGTCCTATGAAATTGAACTAGGCTGTGGCAAGTTTGGGAATTGTCTG GCTGTCAATGCTGATGCTATTTCAAAGTTGAGAAGCGAACTCGGAAACCAGCTAGCTAACAAGAGTCGAAATTTGAATCTGAG AGGTATTGGTGCTGTAGTTTATAACGTCCCTGAGTTGAATAATGACCAGATGCTAAAAATAAGCCTAAGAAGTTTGGAACAAGAAGACACGACATCTATCTCTCAG GAATACGGTGGCGGAGGACATCGGAATGCAAGCTCGTTTCTGTTGAGCGTTACAGAGTTTGAGAGGTGGAAGGTTGGAGCTGAACCTTCCAACACTAAAACTGCCTAG